The segment ACACAAGCCCCTGTGGAATTATAATTTTAAAGTTAAAGACTACATTGGTGAAAGGCTGTAATGACAGTATTAATAAATGCATTAAGACTGGGTCTGAGACTTTGCCATGCTTTATATAGATGATATTTGTCTGGGTGAGGAGTATAATCTTTGATCATCAAAGATGACACTTTGTTTATAGTTGTTGCATTTATCAACTCTCCTATTttgtaattcatataaatttggTTTTTTATTACTTTACAGGTCTTATAGGAGATCTCATCATTATTGCAGTACTAAAGATGCTAGTCCAGCGAGAGAGACCACCCCTTAACAAATCAGATATGTTTGCTACCGTATCTGTCGACAACTTCTCCTTCCCATCAGGCCATTGTTCAAGGGCTATCATGCTAGCTTACTTCTTTTCGGAGAAAGTAAATTTAGAAGCACCGATCCTTGGACTCATTGTTCTTTGGGCACTTGTGGTCTCACTCTCCAGACTTCTTCTGGGTAGACATTATTTTAGTGATGTGGTTTTTGGAATGGTTCTTGGAGCAGTTGAGTTCAAACTTTTGTCTTATTATTGGCTCTCTCAAGAGAATTGCATGTTTGTTTTAGAACCATTTTTTGCTCATTTTCACTTGTAGATTTGAAATCTGTGATGAACAAATGCAttgattgaaaatgttcaaaacgAGACTTAGTTGAATCGAATTATACTTCCCTTAACAGCTTCATGTGTATACTAAGTTAGATATGCAAGtagatatatataaagtttgtgtaatatactatatacagttttaaattcTCTCCTAGTTATTttcacaagtttttttttttttttcttgtggTCTAAATCCATTTTCCCAGTTTTAGATCCACagtattgattttaatttttgcatctacatgtaaatgtgatagGAATGATATGCACATATTTACTGCTGTTCAAATATCACAGTTTTTGCAGACtgtgaaaataagaaaattaaacTGCAGAGAAAAattgttgtatatattatattaaaaaagaGTCAAATACTGTAACATAATGTTTCAGTAGTCACTTTTTATTCTTTAGCGGATATGATTAATTCAGTGTGCACCAAAATCTTTTTTCAACTCGAGCCCAAAGTAGACTGTTGCATTAGTGATGGCAACAATTTACAAGCACTTTTTACTAGCAAGACTAAAAAATGTGATAAATAAATTGGCAGTTTTA is part of the Ostrea edulis chromosome 2, xbOstEdul1.1, whole genome shotgun sequence genome and harbors:
- the LOC125678962 gene encoding polyisoprenoid diphosphate/phosphate phosphohydrolase PLPP6-like, encoding MSAIQRRKRRANGGHRKDTPDVKIMKSMDSFARSISSIDYQLTQKFSICARPNSQMGGLRPLMKLLEISCHGIPWLLGTVVLLLSVHKPEHLEILMNLLIGLIGDLIIIAVLKMLVQRERPPLNKSDMFATVSVDNFSFPSGHCSRAIMLAYFFSEKVNLEAPILGLIVLWALVVSLSRLLLGRHYFSDVVFGMVLGAVEFKLLSYYWLSQENCMFVLEPFFAHFHL